The stretch of DNA AAGCGAAGGTCAACTGCTTCAGCTTTCCCGAATTTGTGTTGGTTGAGAAAATGATTAAGACCGGTGAAAAATGCATCATCACCCAAATAATTTCTTAGCATATGGGTAATTGCACCACCTTTATTGTAAGTTACCGCATCGAAAACATCTTCGCGAGAATTGTAATGCATCCTTACCAAATCCTTGTTGAGGTTGTCGCCCATTTTATAACTTTCAATATCATCGAGACGGTGTTCCTCTGCTTTCTCTTTTCCGAATTTGTGTTCGAACCATAAATACTCAGAATAGTTTGCAAACGCTTCGTTAATCAAAAGATTAGACCAGCTTTCTGCGGTTACTAAATTTCCAAACCAATGGTGAAATAATTCGTGTGCAATAATCGATTCGGCAATATTTTCGTCTATTAATTGTCCTGGCTTTTGTTGCACATTTTCGTAAAATAAGACAGCGCCTGTATTTTCCATTGCGCCAGAAATGTAGTCGCGCCCAGTAATTTGCGAGTATTTGTCCCATGGGTAGGGATATTGGAGCAAATCCGAGAAGAATTGTAGCATTTCGGGTGTATGGCCAAATATATCTTTTGCATAGTCTTTGTAAGCAGGCTCTACATAATAGTTTACTTCGATATTCTTCCATTTATCTTTGATGATGGCATAATCGCCAATCCCTACAAAAAATAGATAAGGAGCATGTTGAAAATCGAACTTCCAATAATCGGTTTTCGTTCCGTCGTTGTTTATTTTAGAGGATTTTAATAAACCATTTGATAATGATATGTATTTTTCGGGATAGGTAAGATAAATTTCTTGTGAGGTTTTTTGATTCGGTTTGTCTATGGTCGGGAACCAACAAGATGAAGATTCGGTTTCTCCTTGTGTCCAAACTTGTGTTGGTTTATCAGGGTCGCTTCCGTCTGCATTGATAAAATATAATCCTTTGGCAGCGGTAATTGCATCGCTTCCTGCTTGCTTTATTTCGTTTGGCCGAGCTGTGTATTTGATATAGATTTTATACGGTTCATTGCGTGTATAGGTTTTGTCTAGATCGATAATTAATTGATTGTCATCGTTATGGTATTTTAGTTTTTTTTGTTTGTTGTTATCGATCAACACTACTTCATGAATTAGCATTGCTTTTGCATCTAAAATCAATTGTTTGCTAGGATAAAAATGAGGTTTCAGATCTAGCCAAGCCTCACCCAAAACATGCTCTTTTTTATAGTCAAATTTCAGATCTAGTTTCGTGTGGATAAGCGTATGAACGCGTTCGGCTTCTGCTCTATAAATGGCTATTTTATCGGCTTGCTGCTCATCATAACTCGGCGGTGTTCCAGAGATTTGAGCTGTTGTAAAATGTAAACCTAAGCAAAGACTTGCTAATAAGAATAGTTTTTTATTCATTTTAATTCAATGATTTTGGTAGGATATAAGTTTAGATAGGATATAAATCGTCATAATGAAAAGATGCAAAACATTCCTAAACTGCAACAATTCCTTTGATGTGCGGATGTGACTGGTAGTCTATCAACTCGAAATCAGAAAACTGAAAATCGAAAATATCTTTTACATCCGGATTAATTTTCATCTTCGGTAAAGGAAAAGGATCACGAGATAATTGGAGTTCTATTTGATCGAAATGATTTTTATAAATATGTGCATCTCCAAAAGTATGAACAAAATCCCCTAACTCTAGATTACAAACTTGGGCAACCATCATTTGCAACAAGGCATATGAGGCAATGTTGAACGGGACACCTAAAAAAAGATCTGCACTTCTTTGGTAGAGCTGTAAGGAAAGTTTATCATCGGCAACATAGAACTGAAAAAAAGCATGACAAGGAGCAAGAGCCATTTCATCTAGTTCGCCCACATTCCACGCAGAAACGATCAATCTTCTAGAATCTGGATTGGTTTTTATTTGGTCAATAACTTCTTTTATTTGATCTATCGTTTCGCCATTTGGTTTAGCCCAACTTCTCCACTGTTTTCCGTAAACAGGTCCTAATTCTCCATTTTCATCCGCCCACTCATTCCAGAT from Weeksella virosa DSM 16922 encodes:
- a CDS encoding M1 family metallopeptidase, whose protein sequence is MNKKLFLLASLCLGLHFTTAQISGTPPSYDEQQADKIAIYRAEAERVHTLIHTKLDLKFDYKKEHVLGEAWLDLKPHFYPSKQLILDAKAMLIHEVVLIDNNKQKKLKYHNDDNQLIIDLDKTYTRNEPYKIYIKYTARPNEIKQAGSDAITAAKGLYFINADGSDPDKPTQVWTQGETESSSCWFPTIDKPNQKTSQEIYLTYPEKYISLSNGLLKSSKINNDGTKTDYWKFDFQHAPYLFFVGIGDYAIIKDKWKNIEVNYYVEPAYKDYAKDIFGHTPEMLQFFSDLLQYPYPWDKYSQITGRDYISGAMENTGAVLFYENVQQKPGQLIDENIAESIIAHELFHHWFGNLVTAESWSNLLINEAFANYSEYLWFEHKFGKEKAEEHRLDDIESYKMGDNLNKDLVRMHYNSREDVFDAVTYNKGGAITHMLRNYLGDDAFFTGLNHFLNQHKFGKAEAVDLRLALEEVSGKDLNWFFDQWYFGNDHPKLNIAYDYHTQNKKIIVTIKQEGEKLFEFPFTIDYRINGKVHREIVWVGKKVINTFSFDADQKPEVIIPNANEVLLCDLKDNKTIDEFIAQYQAGEGNYGVRKRAIDAFVEAQATNEKALNALIKATQDPYEGLRIMAINKLDPSSQKVIQKASATIKSLAQNDPKTKVQAAAISWLNFTQQVDLSLYETLAKSPSFSVQAAAINGILKQDPSKASAYINTVEDEVISGSPALIANLLPEWIDNNDLSKSKLVAETVAFYAFAPFQDPRNAKVIAQGFEWVMKNDTPTATKRIAKLYSSYYTFLKNENPQASVLIKQMAQNALSIKSNAARENKKLENQVKEIQAALDKMK
- a CDS encoding thymidylate synthase, producing MKQYLDLCKKVMQEGTLKEDRTGTGTKSIFGYQMRFDLNEGFPLVTTKKVHLKSIIYELLWFLKGETNISYLTENGVRIWNEWADENGELGPVYGKQWRSWAKPNGETIDQIKEVIDQIKTNPDSRRLIVSAWNVGELDEMALAPCHAFFQFYVADDKLSLQLYQRSADLFLGVPFNIASYALLQMMVAQVCNLELGDFVHTFGDAHIYKNHFDQIELQLSRDPFPLPKMKINPDVKDIFDFQFSDFELIDYQSHPHIKGIVAV